The Henckelia pumila isolate YLH828 chromosome 2, ASM3356847v2, whole genome shotgun sequence genome includes a window with the following:
- the LOC140884208 gene encoding 21 kDa protein, protein MMKMLRPLLLIHFFFHLHLRPSAAGPTPSSSNVNAAATDYIRASCHTTQYPDLCYTSLASYADSVQQNPARLARAAIGVSLSRASRLAIYVRNLTSRGDYGPDPRAGAALHDCFSVFGDAVEQMRGSLEQMRRLKGAGEELAFEMSNVQTWMSAALTNEETCTDGFEEVADGAVKADVCDRVVKVKEVTSNALSLVNSFVADSKVMVP, encoded by the coding sequence ATGATGAAAATGTTACGTCCATTATTACTAATCCATTTCTTcttccacctccacctccgcccCTCCGCGGCCGGCCCCACTCCATCCTCTTCAAACGTAAATGCCGCCGCCACGGACTATATCCGCGCGAGCTGCCACACCACCCAGTACCCCGACTTATGCTACACCTCGCTGGCAAGCTACGCCGACTCCGTGCAACAGAACCCAGCTCGGCTGGCTCGCGCGGCCATCGGCGTGAGCCTGTCCAGAGCGAGCCGCTTGGCCATCTACGTCCGGAACCTCACCAGCCGGGGGGACTACGGGCCCGACCCCCGCGCCGGCGCGGCGCTGCACGACTGCTTCAGCGTGTTCGGAGACGCGGTGGAGCAGATGCGGGGGTCGCTGGAGCAGATGCGGCGGCTGAAAGGGGCCGGGGAGGAGCTGGCCTTCGAGATGAGCAACGTGCAGACGTGGATGAGCGCGGCGCTGACGAACGAGGAGACGTGTACGGACGGGTTCGAGGAGGTGGCTGACGGGGCGGTGAAGGCGGACGTTTGCGATCGAGTGGTGAAGGTGAAGGAGGTGACGAGCAATGCTCTGTCTCTGGTGAATAGTTTTGTGGCTGATTCTAAGGTTATGGTCCCCTGA
- the LOC140878262 gene encoding uncharacterized protein, which produces MVKWVVELSQYGIEYRPRPSIKAQILADFLVEMTVTQEKSSTQTWMVYVDGSSTTTESGVDIVVESPQGDKFQYAVKFLFPATNNEAEYEAFIMGIKLALSVGAKILTIHSDSQLIVSRVNQNYEAKEDKMLEYLTQVNELLSRLDSYDIKQIPKGENESANRLAKLASSLANIDNRKITFLTYDKEKTDESDVTIFCADSEEPSWKDEIIDYLKQEKLPANQVEAQKLRVRAARFTIIDGELYKRGFSSPYLKCLTPAKGNYVLREIHEGICGNHLAGRALAGKALRQG; this is translated from the coding sequence ATGGTTAAGTGGGTTGTTGAACTGAGCCAATATGGAATTGAATATCGCCCGCGTCCATCGATTAAAGCACAAATTCTGGCTGATTTTTTAGTAGAGATGACAGTAACTCAAGAAAAAAGCTCCACCCAGACATGGATGGTTTATGTCGACGGGTCATCAACCACTACAGAAAGCGGTGTAGATATAGTTGTGGAGAGCCCACAGggagataaatttcaatatgccgTCAAATTTCTATTCCCTGCAACGAATAATGAGGCAGAATATGAAGCTTTTATCATGGGAATTAAATTGGCCCTGTCCGTCGGAGCAAAAATACTGACGATACACAGTGACTCCCAACTTATCGTCAGTCGGGttaatcaaaattatgaagCGAAGGAAGATAAAATGCTTGAATACCTCACTCAAGTGAATGAGCTTCTCTCGCGTTTAGACAGCTATGATATAAAGCAGATACCTAAAGGGGAAAATGAGTCAGCAAACCGCCTTGCCAAGTTAGCAAGCTCGTTGGCCAACATTGATAATAGGAAAATTACATTCCTAACTTATGACAAGGAAAAAACTGATGAAAGTGATGTTACAATCTTCTGTGCTGACAGCGAAGAACCTAGTTGGAAAGATGAAATAATCGACTATTTGAAGCAGGAAAAACTACCTGCTAACCAAGTCGAAGCTCAAAAACTTAGAGTGAGAGCTGCTCGGTTCACGATCATTGACGGAGAACTGTACAAAAGAGGTTTCTCTTCACCTTACCTAAAGTGTCTAACGCCAGCTAAGGGAAACTATGTGCTccgtgaaattcatgaaggaataTGTGGAAATCACTTAGCTGGCAGAGCTCTCGCGGGGAAAGCATTGCGCCAAGGGTAA
- the LOC140878263 gene encoding uncharacterized protein: MERVTPKDHIDKFYAKADLYNITYAAYCKIFQTTLSGRALTWFNKLPSGSIANLEQLTDCFIQQFSINKKYSKTAAYLFTVIQKEGECLRDYVRRFTHAVHEVLHVNHDLLAGIMQQNLRHRKFKESIAGRPPKNLEELLERAEKYIRVEESVEPHYLNKRKREEDKSDIRKRDEKRTAQSPRLQNTALTTRLTDILVVAEKQGLLRTPRPMQNNPKRQRSDKYCHFHKDKGHTTEDCFSLRAEIEKLIKRGHLGNFVDKSRGEKRDDRHRDEQPKRDYQKRHDETGKQHERADENLPSGRVIAVITGGPACGDSNNARKALLRAAKGTNNLSSPTSLSIYEIGTIQDGLSFSDKDMENPRGTHNDILIISATISNFWLGISNAQLAPVNTPLVGFFGEIVEALGEVTLPLSLGSYPKRSTKMVKFLVLKDSSAYNVILGRPSLNIFQAIG, from the exons ATGGAGCGAGTGACCCCCAAAGACCATATTGACAAATTCTACGCGAAAGCGGATTTGTATAATATCACATATGCTGCATACTGTAAAATTTTCCAAACAACATTATCAGGAAGAGCACTTacatggttcaataagttaCCCTCTGGATCTATTGCCAATTTGGAGCAACTTACAGACTGCtttatccagcaattctcaattaacaaaaaatactCAAAAACAGCAGCATATTTGTTCACAGTCATTCAAAAAGAAGGAGAATGTTTGAGGGACTATGTTCGGCGATTTACTCATGCGGTGCACGAAGTCTTACACGTGAACCATGATTTGTTAGCTGGAATAATGCAACAAAACTTGCGTCATCGGAAGTTCAAAGAATCAATAGCGGGAAGGCCGCCCAAAAACTTAGAGGAATTATTGGAAAGAGCTGAGAAATACATACGGGTTGAAGAATCTGTAGAGCCACACTACttgaataaaagaaagagagaagaagaTAAATCAGATATTAGAAAGCGAGACGAGAAGCGAACAGCACAGAGCCCCCGCCTCCAAAATACAGCCCTCACTACGCGTCTGACCGATATACTGGTAGTGGCTGAAAAACAAGGGTTGTTACGTACCCCTCGCCCAATGCAAAATAACCCAAAGCGCCAACGTTCGGACAAGTACTGCCATTTTCATAAAGATAAAGGTCATACTACAGAAGATTGCTTCAGTTTGCGAGCAGAAattgaaaaactcataaaacGCGGGCATTTGGGAAATTTTGTGGACAAGTCCCGCGGTGAGAAGCGAGATGACAGGCATCGGGACGAACAACCAAAACGTGACTATCAAAAGCGACATGATGAAACTGGGAAACAACATGAACGAGCTGATGAAAATTTGCCCTCGGGACGGGTAATCGCCGTAATCACTGGGGGGCCTGCTTGTGGCGACTCGAACAATGCAAGAAAAGCTCTTCTGCGGGCAGCAAAAGGTACCAACAATTTATCTAGCCCCACATCCTTGTCGATATATGAAATTGGAACCATCCAAGATGGATTATCATTCAGTGACAAAGATATGGAGAACCCTCGGGGCACCCataatgatattttaattatctcAGCCACAATCTCCAATTTTTGG TTGGGTATTAGTAATGCACAGTTAGCTCCAGTCAACACTCCACTAGTTGGATTTTTCGGAGAAATAGTTGAAGCTTTGGGAGAAGTAACGCTTCCTCTTTCCTTGGGTTCTTACCCCAAAAGGTCTACTAAGATGGTGAAATTCCTTGTATTAAAGGATTCATCTGCATACAATGTGATATTGGGACGACCAAGTCTCAATATATTCCAAGCCATCGGATAG
- the LOC140880158 gene encoding lignin-forming anionic peroxidase-like yields the protein MLASVSSFGKLLKLISLVFLLYNMPCQAQLSPTFYATTCPNALTTIQNSIRQAVSRERRMAASIIRLLFHDCFVQGCDASLLLDETASQSERTAFPNVGSVRGFEVIEAAKSAVEAICPGVVSCADVLAVAARDSSVLVGGPTWQVKLGRRDSTTANRAQANSDLPGPASNLDVLISRFANKGLNQRDMVALSGSHTIGQARCVTFRARIYSNGTSERIDPGFASTRRRGCPQSGSDNNLAPLDLVTPVSFDNNYFKNLVQLKGLLHSDQVLFNGGSADSIVSEYNSNPQTFANDFASAMVKMSDISPLLGTNGIIRRVCSSIN from the exons ATGTTGGCTTCCGTGAGTTCATTTGGCAAGCTTTTGAAGCTTATTTCACTTGTATTTTTGTTGTATAACATGCCATGCCAAGCACAGTTATCCCCAACATTTTACGCCACAACGTGCCCAAATGCACTAACTACCATCCAAAACTCCATCCGACAAGCCGTGTCCAGAGAACGTCGCATGGCGGCCTCCATCATTCGTCTCCTCTTCCACGATTGCTTCGTCCAGGGATGCGACGCGTCGCTCCTACTCGATGAGACGGCCAGTCAAAGTGAGAGAACTGCTTTCCCTAACGTTGGTTCTGTGCGAGGCTTTGAAGTCATTGAAGCTGCTAAGAGTGCTGTCGAGGCTATATGTCCTGGAGTCGTTTCTTGTGCTGACGTACTCGCGGTAGCCGCCCGCGATTCATCAGTTCTC gTTGGAGGTCCAACATGGCAAGTGAAACTTGGGAGAAGGGATTCAACAACTGCTAATCGTGCACAAGCAAACTCAGATCTTCCTGGTCCTGCTTCAAATCTTGACGTTCTTATATCAAGATTCGCAAATAAAGGACTTAACCAAAGAGATATGGTAGCCTTATCAG GATCACATACAATAGGCCAAGCTCGATGCGTGACGTTCCGAGCTCGTATCTACAGCAACGGAACCTCGGAGCGCATAGATCCGGGCTTCGCCAGCACACGTAGACGGGGATGCCCTCAAAGCGGCAGCGACAACAACTTGGCACCGCTGGATCTGGTGACGCCGGTTTCCTTTGATAATAACTACTTCAAGAATTTGGTACAACTAAAAGGACTTCTTCACTCGGATCAAGTTCTTTTCAACGGTGGATCGGCAGACAGTATTGTTTCCGAATACAACAGTAATCCTCAAACATTCGCGAATGATTTTGCAAGTGCCATGGTCAAAATGAGTGATATTTCCCCGCTTCTCGGAACAAATGGAATCATCCGAAGGGTTTGTAGCTCCATCAACTAA